A window of the Streptomyces sp. Ag109_O5-10 genome harbors these coding sequences:
- a CDS encoding WhiB family transcriptional regulator: MHFDTVIPPRTPVPAWQAQALCAQTGADFFFPEPGSSVREAKRICGMCEMRAACLEYALDNDERFGVWGGLSEKERLDLRRASR, from the coding sequence ATGCACTTCGACACCGTCATCCCGCCCCGCACGCCCGTCCCGGCCTGGCAGGCGCAGGCGTTGTGCGCGCAGACCGGGGCGGACTTCTTCTTTCCCGAGCCCGGCAGCTCGGTACGCGAGGCCAAGCGCATCTGCGGCATGTGCGAGATGCGCGCGGCCTGCCTGGAGTACGCCCTCGACAACGACGAACGCTTCGGCGTCTGGGGCGGCCTGTCCGAGAAGGAACGCCTGGATCTGCGCCGCGCCTCCCGCTGA
- a CDS encoding SDR family oxidoreductase produces MTEAITEAELSAFHEVVGKLRALPVDDPVRLRAEQVAASFARDGRLRRRRTRGTETSRADAAVMAATATGAPDRREDAPLAVPGAGGVFRKPRTCYVCKSPYRQVDTFYHRLCPDCAADNTARRALTTDLGGRRALLTGGRVKIGFQLALMMLRDGAEVLVTSRFPQDTVRRFEAAPGSAKWLDRLTVLAVDLRDPRQVLGLCEELRQEGEPLDILVNNAAQTVRRPPESYALLAAGEPDALPPGARQAPGFTPMRRLAGSAAALPVALREADEAGLLPDPSPENSWSARLGALDPAEVLETQLVNALAPALLCDRLLPLLLASPRPRRYVVNVTAVEGRFAVRNKTAGHPHTNMAKAALNMLTRTSAADLAERGVHMCAVDTGWITDENPAPKKARIAGSGFRTPLDVVDGAARVYDPIVRGEAGDPVSGVFLKDYREAEW; encoded by the coding sequence ATGACCGAGGCGATCACCGAGGCGGAACTGTCCGCCTTCCACGAGGTCGTGGGGAAGCTGCGGGCGCTGCCCGTCGACGACCCGGTGCGGCTGCGGGCCGAGCAGGTCGCCGCCTCCTTCGCCCGTGACGGACGGCTGCGCCGTCGCAGGACGCGCGGCACCGAGACGTCGCGGGCCGACGCCGCCGTGATGGCGGCGACCGCCACCGGTGCCCCGGACCGCCGCGAGGACGCGCCGCTGGCCGTGCCCGGCGCCGGCGGCGTCTTCCGCAAGCCACGCACCTGCTACGTCTGCAAGTCGCCCTATCGACAGGTCGACACCTTCTACCACCGGCTCTGCCCCGACTGCGCCGCCGACAACACCGCGCGCCGTGCCCTGACCACGGACCTCGGCGGACGCCGCGCGCTGCTCACCGGCGGCAGGGTGAAGATCGGCTTCCAGCTGGCCCTGATGATGCTCCGCGACGGCGCCGAGGTCCTGGTCACCTCGCGTTTCCCGCAGGACACCGTGCGCCGCTTCGAGGCCGCCCCCGGCAGCGCGAAGTGGCTGGACCGACTCACCGTCCTCGCCGTCGACCTGCGCGACCCGCGCCAGGTGCTCGGCCTGTGCGAGGAGTTGCGGCAGGAGGGCGAGCCGCTCGACATCCTCGTCAACAACGCGGCCCAGACCGTGCGCAGACCGCCCGAGTCGTACGCCCTGCTGGCCGCCGGAGAACCCGACGCGCTGCCCCCGGGGGCCCGGCAGGCTCCCGGATTCACCCCGATGCGCAGACTGGCGGGCTCGGCCGCGGCCCTGCCCGTCGCCCTGCGCGAGGCCGACGAGGCCGGGCTGCTGCCCGACCCGTCGCCCGAGAACTCCTGGTCGGCCCGGCTCGGTGCCCTCGACCCGGCCGAGGTCCTGGAGACCCAGCTCGTCAACGCCCTTGCCCCGGCGCTGCTGTGCGACCGGCTGCTGCCGCTGCTGCTGGCCTCGCCCCGGCCGCGCCGCTACGTGGTGAACGTGACCGCGGTCGAGGGCCGGTTCGCCGTCCGCAACAAGACGGCCGGCCATCCGCACACCAACATGGCCAAGGCCGCCCTCAACATGCTCACCCGCACCAGCGCCGCCGACCTCGCGGAGCGGGGCGTCCACATGTGCGCCGTCGACACCGGCTGGATCACCGACGAGAACCCGGCTCCGAAGAAGGCCCGGATCGCCGGCTCCGGCTTTCGCACGCCTCTGGACGTCGTCGACGGCGCGGCCCGCGTCTACGACCCGATCGTGCGCGGCGAGGCCGGGGACCCGGTGTCCGGGGTGTTCCTGAAGGACTACCGGGAGGCGGAGTGGTGA
- a CDS encoding VOC family protein, translating to MLTTRFVNGAPNWIDLGTPEIDGAVSFYNGLFGWQFRSAGPDAGGYGFFQLDGRTVAGGMQTGPEQGPPSWTVYFQSEDAQATAKAAEQAHGSVLAQPMDVLGQGHLAVLTDQAGVPFGIWQPALTKGFDVAGDPGSLCWVELYTPDIAAAAAYYHKVLGLETSGVPFPGGTYTCVNPAGGDDASVFGGMVPLAEDPAEAQAGAYWLPYFEVEDPDAVVEKAQQTGGRVRMPATTLEGVGRMAKLADPYGARFAVIRSEPQQT from the coding sequence ATGCTCACCACCCGTTTCGTCAACGGCGCTCCCAACTGGATCGACCTCGGCACGCCCGAGATCGACGGCGCCGTCTCCTTCTACAACGGTCTCTTCGGCTGGCAGTTCCGGTCGGCGGGTCCCGACGCCGGCGGCTACGGTTTCTTCCAGCTGGACGGCCGGACCGTCGCCGGCGGTATGCAGACCGGCCCGGAGCAGGGCCCGCCGTCCTGGACGGTGTACTTCCAGAGCGAGGACGCGCAGGCCACCGCGAAGGCGGCCGAGCAGGCGCACGGCAGTGTCCTCGCGCAGCCGATGGACGTGCTGGGCCAGGGCCACCTGGCGGTCCTCACCGACCAGGCGGGGGTGCCGTTCGGCATCTGGCAGCCGGCGCTGACCAAGGGATTCGACGTGGCGGGGGATCCGGGTTCGCTGTGCTGGGTCGAGCTGTACACCCCGGACATCGCGGCCGCCGCGGCCTACTACCACAAGGTGCTCGGCCTGGAGACCTCCGGCGTGCCGTTCCCCGGCGGCACCTACACCTGTGTCAACCCGGCGGGCGGCGACGACGCGTCGGTGTTCGGCGGGATGGTGCCGCTGGCCGAGGACCCGGCCGAGGCGCAGGCCGGCGCGTACTGGCTGCCGTACTTCGAGGTCGAGGACCCGGACGCGGTGGTCGAGAAGGCCCAGCAGACGGGCGGCCGGGTGCGGATGCCTGCGACCACGCTGGAGGGAGTGGGCCGGATGGCGAAGCTGGCCGACCCGTACGGCGCCCGCTTCGCGGTGATCAGGAGCG